Sequence from the [Clostridium] scindens genome:
CGTGGGAGATAGAGACAAAAGAAAAGTAAAAGAAATTGAAGAGAAAGATGCGGTGCTGCGTATCGCGGTGACGGTAGCCGTCATCCTTTTGGTCATAGGAATCATTGTTGTCGTAGTAAAGGTCCTGAATCCAAAGGCAGATACGCAGAAAGGGCTCCAGAAGCTAAAGCAGATGGAACAGACGGATGTAGCGAAGGTAGATAAGAAGATCCAGAAACTGGAGGAAGCGGAGCGGCAGGCAGACGAGGAGTGGGCCAGCCGTCCGGCAAGCGAGAAGTTTGCCAATGCGCTCGTACTGGGGGATTCCGTCACGCAGGGGCTGTCTGAATTCGGAATCCTGGACGCGGCTTATGTGCAGGCTGACCGCGGAACCGGGGTAAGCGAGGCGGCGGATAATAAGATTGAGGAACATCTTGCCAAAGCAGAAGAATTAAAGCCCCAAGTGCTGTTCCTGGCATACGGGATGAATGATATCGAGGCGACCAGGGGAGATGCCAAGGCTTTTGCCAAAACATATAAGGCGGTGCTTGACCGGCTGAAGGAATCATTGCCAGATACGAGGATATACGTCAACAGCATACTTCCTGTGAAACAGTCAGTGATCGATGAGAACGAATGGTATGGCAACATCGGCGAGTATAATAAGGCGCTGGAGGCGCTGTGCGAAAAAGAGGATGTGACGTTCATTGACAACGGAAGCCTGGTAAAGGAAGAATACTATACGGAAGATGGAATCCATATGCAGCCGGATTACTATACGGAATGGGTGAACCATATGGCGGAGGTCGCAGGTTTGTGATGAAGAAGCGGAAGATAGATTTGCTTAACATATTAAAATATGGAATGGTCGTCGTATTTATCGTCTACATCGTATTTCTCCTGTCACGGGAGGGCGGTAATGAGGTGCCGGTAAAGACGATAAGCAAGAATATCCTGGCTGTTGCCAAGACAGAAGGGATGAAGAAGGGGACGACCCAGGATTTAAAGAAATATTATAGGCTGAATGCCAGCGATTATGACGGGGTCATGCTGTATATTCCGGATGATGTCATGAGCGTGAATGAGATTCTGGTGGTCAAGCTAAAGGACAAGTCCCAGGCCGAGGCCGTGGAAGAAGCCGCAAGAAAGCGTCTGGACACCCAGAAGACAAGTTTCGAGGGCTATGGAGCGAAGCAGACAAAACTAATTAATTCGGCGGTACTGGATAGCAGAGGCTATTATCTTTTAATGGCTGTTTCGGAGGATGCGGACAGCATCTATAGGGCTTTTAAGAAAAGTATGTAGAAGAAGGGTTAGGACGGCATGTTATTCAGTAGTATCGTTTTTTTATTTACATTTTTACCAGTGATATTAATCTTATATTATCTTGTACCAAGACGGCTGAAGAATGTGGTGCTTCTTCTTTGCAGTCTTGTTTTCTATGCCTGGGGAGAGCCAGTATATATATTCCTGATGATATTTTCCATTATATTCAACTATATCAGCGGACTTGACATTGCGAGGAATCTTAAGAACCAGCGCGCGGCCCGGGGAAGCCTGATCTTCAACCTGGTCGTGAACCTTGGAATTCTGGGATTCTTCAAATACGAAGGCTTTCTGCTGGACAGCCTGAACCGCGTGCTGCCGGTGGATATTCCGTACAGGGAGTTAGCGCTGCCCATCGGGATCTCTTTCTATACCTTCCAGATCCTTTCCTATATTATAGATGTATATCGCCAGAATGTGAAGGCGCAGAAGAATTTTATGGACTTTGCCCTGTATGTGACCATGTTCCCACAGCTGATCGCAGGCCCGATCGTAAGATACTCGGATATTGAGAGGCAGCTGCATTCCAGACAAGAGTCCTTTCGCAAATTCGGCGACGGCGCCATGTTCTTTATCCGGGGTCTGGCAAAGAAGGTACTGCTGGCGAATACCATTGGCATGGTATTTACAGAAGTCACTTCGCTGGAACCGGGGAAGATGTCCGTACTCAGCGCATGGCTTGGGTGCGCTGCGTATACCTTCCAGATATACTTCGACTTCAGCGGATATTCGGATATGGCAATCGGACTTGGCAAGATGTTCGGGTTCGAATTCCTAAAGAACTTTGATTATCCGTACATTTCCAAAAGCATTACGGAATTCTGGCGCAGATGGCACATTTCTCTGAGCACCTGGTTCAAGGAATATCTATACATACCTCTGGGGGGAAACCGGGTAAGCACGGCGAAGCATATCCGCAATCTGCTGGTTGTCTGGTTCCTCACAGGACTATGGCATGGGGCAGCCTGGAACTTTGTGGCGTGGGGACTGTATTATGGAATCCTGCTGATTATTGAGAAGTATTTTCTTGGGAGATTCCTTGAGAAACTGCCAGGAGTATTGCGCCATATCTACAGCCTGCTTCTGGTGATGATCGGCTGGGTATTCTTCTTCAGCCCCGGCCTTGGAAATGCATTCGGGTACCTGAAAGTAATGTTTGGGGCAGGCGCCCATGGCTTTATCGACAAGGAAGGCCTGTATCTATTCTTTACGAATGCAATTCTGTGGGTAGTCCTGGTTCTTGGCTCTACCCCTTTGGTGCACCGGACGTACGAAAGACTGCTTGAACGCAAAGGCCAAGTAAGAATGGCTGTAGGATGCATCCTATATGGCATGATGTTTTTGCTGTGTGTGGCATATCTGGTGACAGAGACTTACAACCCATTCCTGTATTTTAGATTTTAGGAGACGCAATGAAACAGACGAGACAGCGAAAGAAGGGAAAACTGTATAATAGGAAGGCCATGGCGATACTGTTCATCGGGTTTTTGATGTTATTCTGCCTGGTGAACGTGCTTGTCAGAGATAAGGAATTCTCCGAGAAGGAGAACCGCATGCTGGAGCAGAAGCCGAAACTATCCTGGACGGGAATCGAGAGCGGGAGATATATGAAGCAGTATGAATCCTATAAGTCGGACCAGTTTGCCGGAAGGAACTTCTGGGTGGCATTTAAGACGCGGGTGGATCTGATAGCCGGAAGACGGGAGTCTAACGGCGTGTTTAAGGGAGATAAGAAGTATCTTCTGGAAGATATCGCCAAGCCTAATCAGGAGCAGATGAAGCAGAATCTGAAGGCTATCCGGGAATTTGAAAAAGAGTATAAAGATATTCCCATGTATATGATGCTGGTTCCCAATGCCGCCAATATTCTTTCAGAGAGGCTGCCTAATTTTGCGGTAACGGAGAATCAGGAAGCTACATTTGATGCGATCAAAAAGACTTTGGGAGATAAGATCACCTGGGTGGATGCAGGCAAGGCTCTGAAAGCCCATAAGAAAGAAGAGATCTATTATCATACGGATCATCACTGGACCACGCTTGGGGCATACTATGCATATGAGGAATTGGCCAAAACGATGAAGCTGGATACCGGGAAAAGCCCGAAACTGAAAGCATATGCAGTGACCAATGCGTTTAACGGAACTCTGTCAGCCACCAGCGGATATGAGACAGGCTACGAGGAGCCTATCTATATCTATGTTCCTAAGAAAGAAAAAGAGGCGACGCAGGTGGTGGTCAGTTATGTAGACGAAAAGAAAAAGACCGCCACATTGTACGACCGATCGAAGTTGCAGGAAAAGGATAAGTACGCGTTATTCCTGGGTGGCAATTATTCCATGATAGATATCAGGACTACGGCGGATACCACGGACCGGCTGCTGGTGATCAAGGATTCTTATGCCAACTGCCTGATCCCATTCCTGACGCCTTATTACAGGGAGATAATCGTTCTGGATCCCCGCTACTATTACGGCGATATCAAGGAAGTCATGAAGGAAAATAAGATAACAAGCGTGCTGTTTCTGTATAATGGAAATACTTTTGTAGAAGATAACAGTATAAGTGGAGTATTGCAAAATGGTGAGACTGAATAAATATCTAAGCGACGCTGGCGTCTGTTCCAGAAGAGAGGCCGACCGGCTGATCGAGAGCGGCCAGGTGAGGGTGGATGGACAAAGGGCTGTTCCGGGCATGAAGGTTGCGGATGGCCAGGAAGTAAAAGTCGGAAAAAAAGTAATAAAAAGCAATACGGAAAAAATCGTCCTGGCGGTGAATAAGCCTGCCGGGATTGTTTGTACGGAAGATGTCCGGGAAAAGAAGAATATTATCCGGTATCTGAAGTATCCGGTCCGAGTCACTTATGCGGGACGGCTGGATAAAGATTCGGAGGGACTGCTGATCATGACCAATGACGGGGACCTGATCAACGGGATGATGCGCGCCCGGCATGGTCATGAGAAGGAATACAAGGTGACGGTGAACAAGCCGGTGACGGAAGATTTCATCAGCAAGTTGAAAGAAGGCGTCAGGATCGTAGATAAAGAGAAGCAGCTTGACGTGGTCACCCGGCCATGCAAGGCGGAAAAACTTGGAAAATATACCTTCTCGATAACGCTGACCCAGGGGCTGAACCGCCAGATAAGAAGGATGTGCGAGGCTCTCGGATACAAAGTGGAAAGACTGGTAAGAGTAAGGATTATGAATATAGAACTGGGCAGCCTGAAGCCAGGCGCCTATCGAAAATTGACAGAGCAGGAGTTAAAGGAATTATATGGACAAGTCAAAGAAAGCCAGAATGCAGGAATTAGTAGAACTTCTTAATAAGGCAGGACGCGCCTATTATCAGGATGCCGAAGAGATCATGAGCAATTATGAGTATGACCGGCTGTACGATGAACTTCTGAAGCTAGAAGAAGAACTTGGACTCACCCTGTCCAACAGCCCGACAGCGAATGTCGGCTACGAAGTATTAAGCGAGCTGCCAAAAGAGCGGCATGAAAGACCCATGCTGTCCCTGGATAAGACGAAGGACGTCGAAGAACTGAAAAGATTCGTGGGAGATCAGAAGGCGCTGATGTCCTGGAAGATGGATGGGCTGACCATCGTCCTGACTTACCGGGAGGGCAGACTTTTTAAAGCGGTTACCCGGGGAAATGGAGAGGTAGGCGAAGTAGTCACCAACAATGCCAGGGTATTTAAGAATATTCCTCTGCAGATTGCCTACCAGGGCCAATTAATCTTAAGAGGCGAGGCAGTCATCGGATATAAAGACTTTGAGAAGATCAATGAGGAAATCGAGGATGTGGATGCCAGGTACAAGAACCCAAGGAATCTTTGCAGCGGCTCCGTCCGGCAGCTCAATAACGAGATAACGGCAAAGCGTAATGTGAAGTTTTACGCTTTTTCTCTTGTGGAAGCAGAAGGGGTAGACTTTTATAATTCCAGAGCCAGGCAGATGAACTGGCTGATGGAGCAGGGATTTGAGGTGGTAGAGTTTCAGGAAGTAACCCAGGATACGGTGGAGGCTGAAGTTCTTAAATTTTCAGAAAAAATCGCCCAGAATGATTTCCCATCCGATGGACTTGTGCTAGTATATGATGATATAGCGTATGGGCAGTCACTGGGCAGGACATCCAAGTTTCCAAGGGATTCGTTCGCTTTTAAGTGGGCGGACGAGTTAAAGGAGACAAGGCTTTTGGAGATCGAATGGAGTCCGTCACGGACAGGGCTTATTAATCCCGTCGCTATATTTGAGCCTGTTGAATTAGAAGGAACCACCGTAAGCCGTGCCAGCGTCCACAATATCAGCATTATGGAAGAACTGGAACTAGGCGTAGGCGATACCATTGAAGTATATAAAGCAAATATGATCATTCCCCAGATTGCCAGGAACTTAACGAGAAGCGGAGTCAAGGATATTCCAAAGAACTGTCCGGTCTGCCAGGGGCAGACGGAAGTCCGGCAGGTCAGCAACGCCAAGGCATTATACTGCATCAATCCAGACTGCCAGGCAAAGCATGTCAAGTCCTTTGCCCTGTTCGTCAGCCGGGATGCGTTAAATATTGAAGGATTATCTGAAGCAACACTGGAAAAATTCATTTCAATGGGGTATATTAGAGAGTATGCGGATATTTTCCATCTGGACCGCTATCAGGAAGAGATTCAGACCATGGAAGGATTCGGCGAAAAGTCATACCAGAATCTGATAGACAGCATTGAGAAAGCCAGGACCACAACCCTTCCAAGGGTAATCTACGGCCTGGGAATCGCGAACATCGGGCTTGCCAATGCCAAGATGATATGCAAAGAATTCCAGTATGATCTGGAGGCAATGCTCAAGGCTACGGTAGAAGAGTTGAACGCCATATCCGGCATTGGGGAGGTAATCGCGACCGCGTTCGTGGATTATTTTTCCGACAATGTTCACAGAGAAAGACTGCGCAATCTTCTTGCGGAACTCATAATTCCAAAGGAGGAAGCAGACAGCGCTGCCCAGATATTTAATGGGGTCAACTTTGTAATTACAGGCAGCGTGGAGCATTTTGCGAACCGCAATGAAGTAAAGGAATTGATCGAAAGCCTGGGAGGCAAGGTGACAGGTTCGGTTACTTCCAAGACCAATTATCTGATTAACAATGATGTGACAAGCACATCGTCCAAGAATAAGAAAGCAAACGACCTTGGCATTCCGATCATATCGGAAGAGACCTTCCTTAAGATGGTGGAAGAAGGCCGGGACAAGTAGAAAGAAGGGAAGAAGATGTCTGATCAGGACAATAAGAACGAGAATGAAGTTGAGAAAGTAGAAGATACGCAGGTAGAAGTAGAAGATACGAAGAAGGATGACGATGAATATGAGAAGGTATGCTTCATATGCAGGCGTCCGGAGAGCGTTGCAGGCAAGATGATAGAGCTGCCAAATAATATCTGCGTGTGCAGCGACTGTATGCAGAAAAGTTTCGACGCCATGAGCAATGGGCAGATCGACTACAGCCAGCTGATGAATATGCCGGGGGTGCAGATACTGAATATGGCTGATATGGAGCAGAATATCCCCAAGCAGCAGAAAGTTAAGAAGAAAAAAGAAGGGGAGGAGAAAAAGCCTTTGATTAATATCAAGGACATCCCTGCTCCTCACAAGATCAAGGCAAAGCTGGATGACTATGTGGTGGGACAGGAATATGCCAAGAAGGCTATGTCCGTCGCGGTCTATAATCATTACAAGCGGGTTGCTACGGATACGATGGATGATATAGAAATTGAGAAGTCCAACATGCTGATGATCGGGCCTACCGGTTCCGGCAAGACCTATCTGGTCAAGACGCTGGCAAGGCTTCTGGATGTGCCTCTTGCTATTACGGATGCCACATCTCTAACGGAGGCGGGCTATATAGGAGATGATATCGAAAGCGTCGTATCCAAGCTCTTGGCGGCAGCTGAAAATGATGTAGAGAAAGCAGAACAGGGAATCATCTTTATCGATGAGATTGATAAGATTGCCAAGAAGAAGAACTCCAGCCAGCGGGATGTAAGCGGCGAGTCTGTACAGCAGGGAATGCTCAAACTGCTGGAAGGAAGCGATGTCGAAGTGCCGGTAGGCGCCAACAGCAAGAACGCTATGGTGCCGCTTACGACGGTGAATACGAAGAATATCCTGTTCATCTGCGGAGGAGCGTTTCCGGATCTGGAAGGTATTATCAAGGAACGTCTGACCAAACAGTCCTCCATTGGATTCGGAGCGGATCTTAAGGATAAATATGACCATGACAAGACGATACTTGAGAAAGTGACGACGGAGGACCTTCGCAATTTCGGAATGATTCCGGAGTTTTTGGGGCGTCTGCCAATCGTATTTACGCTTCAGGGCATGAATGAGGATATGCTGATCAAGATACTCAAAGAGCCTAAGAACGCAATTTTGAAGCAGTATCAGAAACTTCTGGCGCTGGATGAAGTGAATCTTCTTTTTGACGACGGCGCGCTGGAGGCGATTGCCAAAAAGGCAATGAAGAAAGACACCGGGGCGAGGGCGCTTCGGGCAATTATAGAAGAGTTCATGCTGGATATTATGTATGAGATACCGAAAGATGACAGCATTGGCCAGGTGACCATAACGAGAGAATACATAGAAGGGACGGGAGGGCCTCTTATCATGCTGAGGGGCCAGGACGTGGCAAGGATACAGTAATGAGTGATTATAGTTATCTATTGGATTTGGCAGTTATATTGCTGTGTACAAAATTATTGGGATTGGCAACAAGAAAGGTACAGATGCCGCAAGTCGTGGGGGCGCTTATGGCCGGACTTATCTTAGGCCCGGCCATGTGCGGCGTGTTGACGGAGACAAACTTTATCAAGGCAGTGGCGGAACTGGGAGTAATCGTCCTGATGTTTTGTGCCGGCCTGGAGACAGATATTAAGGAATTGAAGGCCAGTGGAAAGGCATCCTTTATCATTGCGCTCTGTGGCGTGCTGGTGCCGCTTGCCGGCGGATTTGCCCTGGCATATTTCTTCAACAAGCCGGGCATGATCGCATCGGATGCAGGTGGAAGCATCTTCCTCCAGAATATCTTTATTGGTATCGTGCTGACGGCTACTTCCGTAAGTATTACGGTTGAGACGCTGAAAGAATTAGGAAAGTTAAAGACGCGATCTGGAAATGCGATCCTTGGAGCGGCGATTATTGATGATATCCTTGGAATCATAGCGCTGACGATCGTTACAAGCCTGGCAGATTCCTCCGTGAAACTTTGGGTCGTGCTGCTGAAGATCGTGGGCTTCCTTGTCTTTTCCGCAGTTGTCGGCTTTATATTCTATAAGGTGTACAAGGAATGGACAGAGTCCGCGCCCAAAAATCTGCACAGGCATGTTATCATTGCTTTCGTATTCTGCCTTCTGATGGCATATACAGCGGAAGAATTCTTTGGCGTAGCGGACATTACCGGCGCGTTTTTGGCAGGCCTTATTATATCCAATACCCAGAGATCCGTATTCGTGGAGACAAAGTTTGATACGCTGTCCTATATGCTGCTTTCTCCCGTGTTTTTTGCCAGCATAGGACTGAAGGTAGTATTGCCCAAGATGTCGCTTACCATCGTCATATTCTCCCTGCTGCTGATCATCGTAGCGGTAATTACGAAGATCATTGGCTGCGGGCTGGGGGCTAAGGCGTGCGGGTACAAGCCTTACCAGTATAAGCGGATTGGCGTGGGAATGGTCTCCCGTGGAGAGGTGGCTCTGATCGTGGCAAGCAAAGGAGCCTCACTGGGACTGCTTGGGACGGCCTTCTTAGGACCGGTCATTATCATGGTGGTAGTTACAACGATTATTACGCCTATATTGCTGAAGATTGTATTCAAAAAAGGCCCGGATCTGCCTGTCCCGAAGGAACAGGAGGTATCCAGCTACTACGAAGACGCGGCCATCCTTCGCGGAGAAGCCAAATAATCTGACATATGGAATAGAATGCCTCATATACTTATTAAAAAGTATATGGGGTATTTTTATGGATGGAGAAACATGCCGGGATAAGATTCTGTCAGAGGATTACTGGGATTTTCTGATCCCAAATTTTCGGATGGATGACTTGGACCAGGTGCCGCCGGAACGGTCCTGCTACCAAGAGATGGACTTTGGCTATCGCGCGGTTTATATTGATAACAGCATACTGCCTCCGCTTACAATCCGGGAATACTGGTATAATTCTATCCCGAACTGCTATGCGCTTCTGGATATGGAGACTTTGAACATAGCAGGAATCAGTGCGGTTCAGAACTATCCGACGCTTCAGCTGATGGGGAGCAACGTGATGATTGGTTTTCTAGATACAGGTATTGACTATAGGAACCCGGTATTTACAAATATTGACGGATCAACAAGGATCGCAGGGATATGGGATCAGACGATCCAGGATGGTACGCCTCCGGAAGGACTTGATTATGGGAGCGAATACACGGAGGATAGGATCAATGAGGCTCTCCGCTCCGAGAATCCGCTGGATATTGTGCCCAGCATGGATATGAATGGACATGGGACCTTTCTTGCAAGCGTGGCAGCTGGAAGCGCGGACGTTCCAAACCGCTTTCTTGGAGCTGCGCCCGAATCCACGATTGCCGTTGTAAAATTAAAGCCTGCAAAGAGTTACTTGAAGGATTTTTATGCCATACGCAGCGATGCGGTCTGCTTTCAGGAGAACGATATTATGCTGGGACTGAAGTACTTGAACGATCTGGCGCGGGAAAGGAATCTGCCTCTTGTCATGTGCATTGCCCTTGGAACCAACTTCGGAGGGCATAATGGGACGTCTCTGCTGTCTGGCATGCTGGATGCCTATTCCTATATATTAAACCGCAGCGTAGTAATTGGCACTGGAAATGAGGCGGCCAAGCGGCATCATTTTTACCATATGCTGGATGGAATTAACGAAGAGACTAGCGCGGAGATTCGCGTAGGAGATGGCGTGGAAGGCTTTGTTACCGAATTATGGACGATGCTTCCCAATGTGGTGACGATTTCCATCACTTCGCCCTCCGGGGAACGGACAAGGCAGATATCCATAAGGCAGGGAGACCGGTATAATCTGAGATTTGCCTTTGAGAAGACGGAGGTATCGGTCGAGTACCGTCTTCTTTTGGAAAATAACGATTCCCAGCTGATATTTCTGCGGTTTCAGAATCCTGTGCCAGGCATCTGGCAGATCAATGTGGAGCCTGTTCAGATTGCAGAGGGAGATTTTCATATCTGGCTTCCAATTCAGGAGTTCCTGTCCGGCGAAGTCTATTTTCTGGAATCCAATCCCGACACGACGCTTACGGAACCAGGAACCAGCAGATCAGCAATGACGGTGGCCTATTATAATGGGCGGGAGAATGGAGTTGATATTAATTCAGGGAGAGGTTATACTAGAGATGGATTAGTCAAACCTGATTTCGCAGCGCCTGGGGTGATGGTTACAGGTGCGGGATTAAACGGACGATTCGTTACCAAAAGCGGTTCAAGCATATCTGCCGGGATCACGGCAGGAGCGGTGGCGCTTCTGATGGAATGGCTGCTGAATGAGCCGGGAGCGCGCGGCGTGAACTCCAGCCAGATAAGAAGCATCATTCTGCTGGGCGTAAACCAGAGGCCGTCAATGGAATATCCGAACAAGGAATGGGGATATGGAACACTGGATCTGTATCGTGCTCTAGATACGCTGCGGAGAATATAAATGATAATATCAAAGGATAAAAGGAGAAGAAAAGATGGCAGATTTTTTTGAAGAATTAGGGAAACGAATCTCAGATGTGGCAAGCGATCTGGGAAAGAAGACGGAAGATACCATTGAGATCCAGAAGATCAAAGGAGACATCCGCTCTTTGAAGCGTGCGAATGACAGGGATCTCATGGATCTGGGACGCATGGTATATGACAAGTTCCAAAAAGGAGAGATTCCGGATACCGATTATATCGAACTCTGCGGCAACATTGAGAAGCGCGAGGAAGAGATTGAGAAACAGGAAGAAGAGATTGTAAGAATCAAAGAGGATATATAGATGCTATCATTAATAGTTGCCGGCACATTTACAATACTGCTGGGCCTGGATGTGCTGCTTAAGCAGCACGTAGAAGAAACTATCAGGCCCGGGGAAGAAAAAGAACTGCCGGGAGGAAAAGTGGTCATACGCAAGGTGTATAACAAGGGATTCCTGCTGAATTCCCTGGAAAGCCATCCTGCGCTGATTAAGACGGTATCCATCCTGGCGGGGGCAGGCGTGCTTGCATGCGGCGCGTGGACATTTGCCAGAAAAGGACATTTCACTGAGAAACTGGGCATGGCTATTCTGGGGGCAGGCGCTTCCAGTAATATATTTGATCGGCTATCAAGAGGGAAGGTCATTGATTATATCGGAATCAGGAGTAAAAATCAGTTTCTTGCAAGGCTGACGGCCAATCTGGGGGATTTCTATATCCTTCTGGGGGCAGTCTTGCTGGCGCTGAAAAATGGAAGGAAATAGGGCGTACGTACATATGAGACAGGGAAAGATATTCTGGTCGATATTAAAAAGAACCCATGCTGATAAGATCGTAACGGGATTTGGAATGTATTTTTTGATAAGCGCGCTTGTCATTATGCTGGCGGAGCTGGGGATCCATCGGTATGGAGAGTCTATCTGGTACTGCTTTTCCGTAATTACGACGATTGGATTCGGGGATTTTACGGCAGTGACTGTCATTGGAAGGACTGCCTCAATCATACTGGGCCTGTATGGGGTCATCGTGCTTGCGATCATACCAGGGATTGTCGCCACTTATTACATGGAAGTGGTGAATTTCAAAAATGGGGACAGCGGGGAAGCTTTTATGTACAAATTGGAACATCTGGATGAATTGTCCAAGGATGAATTAAAAGAGATATCCGAGAAGGTGAAGAGCCGTAAGTTTAAATTATAAGAGGCAATGGCGGCATTGCCTCTTTTCTTTATAATCTGCTATAGGCAGAAGAATTCTTTTACCTGGCCCAGTATAATTCCCATAAGCCTGGTTCTGGACTCGACGCTGGCCCAGCCCACGTGAGGAGTGATGAAAAGTTTTCTGCTGTCTGTAATGCGAAGCAGAGGATTGTCCGGACTCATTGGCTCCGTACAAAGTACATCTAAGCCTGCGGCGGCAATCTCGCCTTGCTCCAGGGCGGCAGCAAGATCCTGCTCGACAACGATGGGACCTCTGCCAAGGTTCAGAAAGATGCAGGTTTTCTTCATCTTCTGAAATGCCCGGGCATCAATCAAATTTTCCGTATGCGCATTGAGCGGCGCGTGTACGGAGATAATATCGGAAGAGGCAAGCAAAGTATCGAGGTCTACCTGATGGTAGCCATCCTGTGGGGCGCTGCCGGAGGGAGAGGCGTAGATGACATTTAGCCCAAAGGCCTCCGCAATAGAGGCTACCCGCCTGCCGATATTGCCAAGCCCGATGATCCCAAAGGTCTTGCCATGCAACTCATAAAACCGTTCTTCAAAGTGCGTAAAGATCGTATCATTGGTATAGCGGCCTTCTTTTACATAATCATCATAGTACCGAAGTTTCTCAAGCAGGAAGAGCAGCATTGCAAAGGTGTGCTGCGCGACGGATTCCGTTGAATATCCGGCAACATTCCTCCATGCAATATTGCGGCTTTTTAAATAGTCCTTATCCAGATTATTGGTTCCTGTGGCAGTCACGCAGACCAGCTTCAGGTTTCGGGCCTTCCCAATAGTAGATTTATTTACCTGTATCTTATTTACAATTATTACATCGGCATCTTCGACCCGCCCAGGGACTTCCTCGGAAGTAGTGAAAGGATACTTCACCACCTCGCCTAGCTGGTCGTAGCCGGACAAGTCGATGTCTTCGCCAATGGTCTTTACATCCAGGAACACGATTTTCATAAAACAAGCCTCCCTTACATATTCATTTATCAGTATATTGGAAAATTATATCACAGGAAACTGATTAGGAAAATAGAATACTTAGAATCGGGTATGAAAAAAGCGGGTGATGGGAATCGAACCCACGTATCCAGCTTGGAAGGCTGGTGTTCTACCATTGAACTACACCCGCATATCGGGGTGACAGGATTCGAACCTGCGACCTCCTGGTCCCAAACCAGGCGCTCTAGCCAAGCTGAGCCACACCCCGTAGTAACTTATCTGATTGTGAACGTTTCACGCTGTGAACGAAATAAATAATACCATTTTTGGAAACAAATATCAAGAGTTAATTGCAAAGAATGTTAAAAAAATGCCAGCCATGAAGTATCCCATGGCTGGCATTCCCTCTTATTCTCCTCCCGGGCCGTCTTTCCTAGGCCGCTCGGATTCTGGCAGCGGTTCCACTGCCTTTGTAGGATTCAGACGTTCGTCATTGGATTCCTTATCCTTCTGCTTGTCTGAAATCGTTGGAATAGGTGCTTCAACTATCTCTATCATGCGTAATCCTCCTTGCCTATTCTGCCTCTCCCTCTGCCACGATATCT
This genomic interval carries:
- a CDS encoding MBOAT family O-acyltransferase gives rise to the protein MLFSSIVFLFTFLPVILILYYLVPRRLKNVVLLLCSLVFYAWGEPVYIFLMIFSIIFNYISGLDIARNLKNQRAARGSLIFNLVVNLGILGFFKYEGFLLDSLNRVLPVDIPYRELALPIGISFYTFQILSYIIDVYRQNVKAQKNFMDFALYVTMFPQLIAGPIVRYSDIERQLHSRQESFRKFGDGAMFFIRGLAKKVLLANTIGMVFTEVTSLEPGKMSVLSAWLGCAAYTFQIYFDFSGYSDMAIGLGKMFGFEFLKNFDYPYISKSITEFWRRWHISLSTWFKEYLYIPLGGNRVSTAKHIRNLLVVWFLTGLWHGAAWNFVAWGLYYGILLIIEKYFLGRFLEKLPGVLRHIYSLLLVMIGWVFFFSPGLGNAFGYLKVMFGAGAHGFIDKEGLYLFFTNAILWVVLVLGSTPLVHRTYERLLERKGQVRMAVGCILYGMMFLLCVAYLVTETYNPFLYFRF
- a CDS encoding pseudouridine synthase produces the protein MVRLNKYLSDAGVCSRREADRLIESGQVRVDGQRAVPGMKVADGQEVKVGKKVIKSNTEKIVLAVNKPAGIVCTEDVREKKNIIRYLKYPVRVTYAGRLDKDSEGLLIMTNDGDLINGMMRARHGHEKEYKVTVNKPVTEDFISKLKEGVRIVDKEKQLDVVTRPCKAEKLGKYTFSITLTQGLNRQIRRMCEALGYKVERLVRVRIMNIELGSLKPGAYRKLTEQELKELYGQVKESQNAGISRTS
- a CDS encoding DHHW family protein; translation: MKQTRQRKKGKLYNRKAMAILFIGFLMLFCLVNVLVRDKEFSEKENRMLEQKPKLSWTGIESGRYMKQYESYKSDQFAGRNFWVAFKTRVDLIAGRRESNGVFKGDKKYLLEDIAKPNQEQMKQNLKAIREFEKEYKDIPMYMMLVPNAANILSERLPNFAVTENQEATFDAIKKTLGDKITWVDAGKALKAHKKEEIYYHTDHHWTTLGAYYAYEELAKTMKLDTGKSPKLKAYAVTNAFNGTLSATSGYETGYEEPIYIYVPKKEKEATQVVVSYVDEKKKTATLYDRSKLQEKDKYALFLGGNYSMIDIRTTADTTDRLLVIKDSYANCLIPFLTPYYREIIVLDPRYYYGDIKEVMKENKITSVLFLYNGNTFVEDNSISGVLQNGETE
- a CDS encoding GDSL-type esterase/lipase family protein, with the protein product MGDRDKRKVKEIEEKDAVLRIAVTVAVILLVIGIIVVVVKVLNPKADTQKGLQKLKQMEQTDVAKVDKKIQKLEEAERQADEEWASRPASEKFANALVLGDSVTQGLSEFGILDAAYVQADRGTGVSEAADNKIEEHLAKAEELKPQVLFLAYGMNDIEATRGDAKAFAKTYKAVLDRLKESLPDTRIYVNSILPVKQSVIDENEWYGNIGEYNKALEALCEKEDVTFIDNGSLVKEEYYTEDGIHMQPDYYTEWVNHMAEVAGL
- a CDS encoding DUF4358 domain-containing protein → MKKRKIDLLNILKYGMVVVFIVYIVFLLSREGGNEVPVKTISKNILAVAKTEGMKKGTTQDLKKYYRLNASDYDGVMLYIPDDVMSVNEILVVKLKDKSQAEAVEEAARKRLDTQKTSFEGYGAKQTKLINSAVLDSRGYYLLMAVSEDADSIYRAFKKSM